A window of Pseudomonadota bacterium genomic DNA:
GCAAAAGATGCAAAAGGCATGCTCTTAAGCGCTATATTTGATCCAAACCCGGTAATCGTAATTGAGGAAATGGGACTTTATTGGGCAAAAGACGAGGTTCCCGAAGGTGATTATCGTGTGCCGCTTGGAAAAGCCAGAATAGCTATGGAAGGCAGTGACTGCACTATAGTATCATATGGAGGGGCGATATTTACCGCATTGGAAGCAGCAGCAATTTTAGTTAAAGAGAACATTTCATCTGAAGTAATAGATCTAAGAAGTCTTGTTCCGCTGGATAGAGATTGTCTTTTGAACTCGGTTAAAAAAACCGGCAGGCTGGTAGTTTTGCATGATGCAACCAAATTTGGAGGATTCGGGGCAGAAATTGCTGCAATAGTTGCAGAAGATGCTTTTGATTTTCTTAAGGCGCCAATTAAAAGGGTTGCTGCTCCTGATATTCCTGTTCCTTTTTCACCACCTCAGGAAAAGTTTTATAAACCAAGTGCGGCTATGGTTGTGGATGCTGTAAAATCTGTTATGGGGCAATAGGGCAGGGGACTTTTGAAAATATCAAAACTTTTTATAGATGAAGATGTAATTGATTTTCCCGCTGCGAAATCTATATTATCGCGCTTAAACATGCAATATGAAATAGTGAGCGATCACCATCGGGTTTATGACTTTATTAATGCATCCGAACATTCCATTCAACTTGCTAAAGAAACTCTTTTTATAACAAAAAACAAAGGAGCTTTCATAAGAGATTGCCCGGGAACAAGCTGTTATACATGTTGCGGTTACAAGATTTTACATATCGGAACTTTTTGCAGTATGGACTGTTCATATTGTATTCTTCAGTCATATTTTCATCCTCCGGTTTTACAGTTTTTTGTTAATCATGAAGATATGACAAATGAGATAAATTTGCTTTTTGAAAATAATAGCATTTCCAGGGTTGGAACCGGTGAGTTTACAGACAGTTTAATATGGGAAAGTTTGATGGATTTTTCCGGTATGTTGGTAAATAAATTTTCAAAACAGAATAGGGCGGTTCTTGAACTAAAAACAAAAACAATAAACATCAAGTTTTTAAAAGAGCTATCCCATAACCGTAAAACGATAGTATCATGGTCGTTAAACACCGAAAAAGTAATAAGAGAAGAAGAACGCAAAACATCATCACTTAATGCAAGGCTTGAAGCGGCAGCCTTGTGTGAGTCATGGGGGTATCCTGTCAGCTTTCATTTTGATCCTGTAATTATTTATGATGGTTGTGAAGAAGAATATAAAAAAGTTATCCAAAAAATATTTTCATATGTATCTCCCGATAACATTGTATGGATAAGCATAGGTACATTCAGGTTTATTCCTCCTCTAAAAAATATAATAAAAGACAGATTCTTTGGTTCAAAAATTGCCTATGGCGAATTTATTACAGGTCTTGATGGTAAAATGAGATATTTTAAACCGCTAAGAATTGATATTTATAAAAAAATAGTTGGATGGATAAAAGAAATTTCTCCTGATGTTCTTGTTTATTTTTGCATGGAAGACGATGAGGTCTGGGAAAAATCAACAGGATTCATACCTGAAAAATATGGCGGGTTATCTGCATTGCTTGATAGGAGTGCTGTAATACACTGCGGGCTGCAAAGCGAACAGTAGATATTTTCATTACTACTTCCACTTGAACCCTCGACCCCTTGAATCCTATCTGAATCCAAAATTTGCTATCAAAGGAAAGTGATCGGATGGATATCTATCCGAAAATTTGTTCGTGATAACTTGTGCATTTTCAACTATTAAATTCCCGCTATATAAAATCCAATCTATTGTATCTCCATTACTTTTTCCGGTAAAACCATGGCTAGTACCGATACAGGGTTCTTTAAATGCGTTGAAAAATTTCGGACGCCCATCAACTTTTGAAGTAAATTCCAGATAGCATGCACTGTCCGATGTTGCATTAAAATCACCCATCAAAATTATCGGCCCTTTTCCTGCATGACACCGCAAACGTTTTCGTATCAATTGA
This region includes:
- a CDS encoding alpha-ketoacid dehydrogenase subunit beta gives rise to the protein MAQISFGQAVNNALDLAMGMDESVFIAGEGVGTSIHYDPNMPTYGLLDKYGPKRVKDTPVSEAAIAGLAVGASCMGLHPVVEIMFLPFITLATDMLVNHAGKLRYLSGGKSSFPLTVRVKAGVSFSAGCQHSHNLEAWLAHSPGLKVVFPSTAKDAKGMLLSAIFDPNPVIVIEEMGLYWAKDEVPEGDYRVPLGKARIAMEGSDCTIVSYGGAIFTALEAAAILVKENISSEVIDLRSLVPLDRDCLLNSVKKTGRLVVLHDATKFGGFGAEIAAIVAEDAFDFLKAPIKRVAAPDIPVPFSPPQEKFYKPSAAMVVDAVKSVMGQ
- a CDS encoding DNA photolyase, with product MKISKLFIDEDVIDFPAAKSILSRLNMQYEIVSDHHRVYDFINASEHSIQLAKETLFITKNKGAFIRDCPGTSCYTCCGYKILHIGTFCSMDCSYCILQSYFHPPVLQFFVNHEDMTNEINLLFENNSISRVGTGEFTDSLIWESLMDFSGMLVNKFSKQNRAVLELKTKTINIKFLKELSHNRKTIVSWSLNTEKVIREEERKTSSLNARLEAAALCESWGYPVSFHFDPVIIYDGCEEEYKKVIQKIFSYVSPDNIVWISIGTFRFIPPLKNIIKDRFFGSKIAYGEFITGLDGKMRYFKPLRIDIYKKIVGWIKEISPDVLVYFCMEDDEVWEKSTGFIPEKYGGLSALLDRSAVIHCGLQSEQ